The window GGTGTCACCCTCGACGAGGCGTCGGCCCTGGTGCAGGCCCATCCCGCCCATTTGGTACGGGCGTTCAGCGGTGCCTACGGCATCGCTCCGCACCAGTACCTGATGTCCCGCCGGGTGGACCGCGCCCGCCGGCTGCTGCTGGCGGGGCGGAAGCCGGCCGAGGTGGCCGCCGAGACCGGCTTCTACGACCAGGCCCATCTCACCCGGCACTTCAGGAGACTCGTGGGAGTGACTCCGGGGCGGTACGGCCGCGGGACCTCGCGAGGCAGGCCCGGGACGTGAAGCCAGGCGGGCGTCAGTCGGCCGGACGCCGGGTCAGGTGCGCGAACGCCTCCAGGTTGCGGGTCGATTCGCCGCGCGAGACGCGCCAGGCGTACTCACGGCGGATCGCCGAGGCGAAGCCGAGTTCCAGCAGGGTGTTGAAGCTGCCGTCGGCCGCCTCCAGGACCTGCCCGAGCAGCCGGTCGACCTCGTCGGCGGTCACCGCGGCCAGCGGCAGCCGGCCGGTGACGTAGACGTCGCCGAGCTGGTCGACGGCGTAACTCACGCCGTACAGCTTGAGGTTGCGCTCCAGCAGCCAGCGGTGGACGGCGGACTCGTTCTCGTCGGGGTGGCGGATGACGAAGGCGTTCAGGGACAGCGAGTGCCGGCCGACGATCATCGACAGGGTGGTCGACAGCTTGCGGGTGCCGGGAAGCTTCACGACGTAGGTGCCGGACCGCGGGCTCTCCCACTCCAGTTCGGCGCCCTTGAGCACGTCCTCGACGACCCGCGTCGCCCGTTGCTGCTCCGCCTCACCCGTGGCACCCGTGGCGCTACCCATGGGGCGAGCGTACGCGACGCCGGTGGGCCTGCAACGCGGCCGTGTACACGTCGGCCGTGGCCGCCGCCGACGCGTCCCAGCCGAAGAACCGCGCGTGCCGGGCGGCGGCGGCGCCCATCCGGTCGGCGAGGTGCGGGGTGTCGGCGAAGCGGCTCAGCATGTGCGCGTAGTCGGCCGGGTCGTGGCCCTGGACCAGGAATCCGGTCTCGCCGTCCCGTACGGCCACCGGCAGCCCGCCGACCGAGGCGGCGAGGACCGGGGTGCCGGTGGCCTGCGCCTCTATCGCGACGAGGCCGAAGGACTCGCTGTAGGAGGGCATGACCAGGACGGACGCGGCCCGGAACCAGTCGGCCAGCCGGTCCTGCCCGACCGGCGGGCAGAACCGTACGACGTCGGCGATGCCGAGCCGGGCGGCCAGTTTCTGCAGCCCCTCCGGCTTGGCGAGGCCGCTGCCGCTCGGGCCGCCGACG of the Streptomyces sp. NBC_01788 genome contains:
- a CDS encoding YbjN domain-containing protein; translation: MGSATGATGEAEQQRATRVVEDVLKGAELEWESPRSGTYVVKLPGTRKLSTTLSMIVGRHSLSLNAFVIRHPDENESAVHRWLLERNLKLYGVSYAVDQLGDVYVTGRLPLAAVTADEVDRLLGQVLEAADGSFNTLLELGFASAIRREYAWRVSRGESTRNLEAFAHLTRRPAD